The following are encoded in a window of Halorhodospira halophila genomic DNA:
- the mobH gene encoding MobH family relaxase, whose translation MRFSPQRRASRRQNAGDWAWYLREPAMLNGLITIVTRRQREPETKPPIKGLLPIRTSDLLLTPSARRQRIRKIANLLAFPGEHRRELVDPAIQRLALLVQDLPASEAHHHAGRGGLLDHSLETALYALQRRQGHILPPHAETERVIHEADAWSYAVLALALLHDVGKVVVDQQITLYDADGHRIGLWNVWDGPMNNTAASWYTVRYVPGRSRRLHEPISALLAHQIIPPQGIAWIARHRELLELWAAALHGRLEDAGIIGQLLHQADRESVAQNLGGDRPAPVGAAKQPLGDRMLTTLRYLLREGVLPLNRNGAAGWLQGQDLWLVSKRAADALREQLHEEGFHSVPSRNERLFDVLQEYGVIVPNSEERAIWRARVAGDGWEHELTLLRMAASRIWPDPEQRPSDFDGYINALAPAASDTAQDEEPRSGADAVQDQGSTPEQPPARDTDADAQFSNAAHVESAQDTPKPDSGRPTDAGEAFWSWLTTAIKEGTIRMNTTESRIHSITTDTGEPAVLVVSPGIFQDFGREHGIEWQHVQKRVLKKRLHLKASEGTNIHRYVVKGDRRQGELKGLVFPADAVGSSLPAPNPHIHPMS comes from the coding sequence ATGCGGTTTTCGCCCCAGCGCCGTGCGAGCCGTCGGCAAAATGCCGGCGATTGGGCCTGGTACCTGCGGGAGCCAGCGATGCTAAACGGACTCATCACAATCGTGACGCGCCGACAGCGTGAGCCCGAGACGAAACCTCCAATCAAAGGGCTTCTGCCCATCCGTACCAGTGACCTACTGCTCACCCCCTCCGCACGTCGCCAACGGATACGCAAGATCGCGAACCTGCTCGCCTTCCCTGGCGAACATAGGCGTGAGCTAGTAGACCCAGCTATCCAGCGCCTCGCGCTGCTGGTACAAGACCTCCCGGCCTCGGAAGCCCACCATCATGCCGGGAGAGGAGGGTTGCTAGACCACAGCCTGGAAACCGCCTTGTACGCACTACAGCGACGACAAGGGCATATCCTCCCCCCGCACGCCGAAACCGAGAGGGTGATACACGAGGCTGACGCATGGAGCTATGCCGTCCTGGCTCTCGCTTTACTCCACGACGTAGGGAAGGTGGTCGTTGACCAGCAGATCACGTTGTACGACGCCGACGGCCACCGAATAGGACTCTGGAACGTCTGGGACGGACCGATGAACAACACGGCAGCGTCCTGGTACACAGTGCGATATGTGCCTGGCCGGTCTCGCCGACTTCACGAGCCAATTTCAGCACTTCTGGCACACCAAATTATCCCACCGCAGGGGATCGCATGGATCGCACGCCACCGGGAGCTACTCGAGCTTTGGGCCGCGGCGTTGCACGGTCGGCTAGAAGATGCCGGCATCATCGGGCAACTGCTGCATCAGGCGGATCGTGAATCGGTAGCGCAAAACCTCGGCGGTGATCGTCCCGCTCCGGTTGGCGCGGCAAAACAACCTCTCGGCGACCGCATGCTAACGACACTGCGCTATCTCCTGCGCGAAGGTGTATTACCGCTTAATCGCAACGGCGCCGCCGGGTGGCTCCAAGGTCAAGACCTGTGGCTGGTTTCCAAGCGGGCTGCGGACGCGCTCCGGGAACAGCTACATGAGGAGGGGTTCCACAGCGTCCCATCTCGTAACGAAAGGCTGTTCGACGTGCTGCAGGAATACGGGGTCATCGTGCCAAACAGCGAGGAGCGAGCCATCTGGAGAGCGCGGGTGGCGGGGGATGGGTGGGAACACGAGCTCACGCTGCTACGTATGGCAGCATCGCGTATATGGCCCGACCCTGAACAACGCCCGTCGGACTTCGACGGTTACATCAATGCGCTCGCACCCGCGGCGTCGGACACCGCCCAGGACGAGGAGCCAAGGTCAGGCGCTGACGCAGTCCAGGACCAGGGTTCGACCCCAGAGCAGCCCCCCGCCCGTGACACGGATGCTGATGCTCAATTCAGCAATGCGGCTCACGTTGAGTCCGCACAAGACACGCCTAAGCCGGACTCAGGACGACCCACCGATGCCGGCGAGGCCTTCTGGTCCTGGCTAACCACGGCCATCAAAGAGGGAACGATCAGAATGAACACCACCGAGTCGCGGATACACAGCATCACGACTGACACAGGAGAGCCCGCTGTACTGGTCGTCAGCCCGGGCATTTTCCAGGACTTCGGCCGAGAGCATGGCATTGAGTGGCAGCATGTCCAGAAGCGCGTCTTGAAAAAACGCCTGCACCTGAAAGCCTCGGAGGGTACGAACATCCACCGCTACGTCGTGAAAGGCGATCGACGTCAAGGCGAGCTCAAGGGCCTGGTGTTCCCGGCTGATGCGGTCGGCTCCAGCCTGCCTGCACCAAACCCCCACATCCATCCTATGTCCTGA
- a CDS encoding STY4526/YPO1902 family pathogenicity island replication protein has protein sequence MVANDYAPSSDLEYKIGHEALIYTLERRGDRTLHQVEELTYREYLHLLGYAAYFLEVRVHPDRLATAIQKARRRAREDELIDDLLRHQAHGAMMEALFGLKSSEVAQRRRELGVVSQQGRPRRLEPKEADAVWSAWQAYSQLPIAERYLRVAKECRVTAQAVWQLVLEAEAIQERAAQ, from the coding sequence ATGGTGGCTAACGACTACGCACCCTCAAGTGACCTTGAATACAAGATCGGACATGAGGCGCTTATCTACACCCTAGAGCGCAGAGGAGATCGAACACTACACCAGGTCGAGGAGCTCACATACCGCGAATACCTGCACCTGCTCGGCTATGCAGCATATTTTCTCGAGGTCCGGGTACACCCTGATCGCCTCGCCACCGCTATACAAAAAGCTCGGCGGCGCGCACGCGAAGACGAACTCATAGATGACCTCCTCCGTCACCAGGCGCACGGCGCCATGATGGAGGCTCTTTTCGGCCTCAAGTCTTCGGAGGTCGCCCAACGACGCCGCGAGCTGGGCGTCGTGTCGCAACAAGGACGCCCGCGGCGTCTCGAGCCGAAAGAAGCGGACGCAGTCTGGTCAGCCTGGCAGGCGTATTCACAACTGCCAATCGCTGAACGCTATCTGCGCGTAGCGAAAGAGTGCCGTGTGACCGCTCAGGCGGTTTGGCAGCTGGTACTCG
- a CDS encoding PFL_4669 family integrating conjugative element protein, with product MQRPGGLRGEAHMVIQTRQAQRLFHGRSRRDSPDKPEIIGLTRFATLMRHVWQAASRDDPWADWLLLRVYYAVEEHREGLDVLRQQIDRTLESMPAVEIELAESVRPIQVPLSFSSPYGYMGAYLIAEFDRYARAILTARHVGLLPRDESERRLHEGGRLVRGVFHIPQGWRYRATKRADLAQPTPAAERMIEEWGYPPNDVVRGEVRAPVAPPISAVSDVTNGGEAAEGSDDL from the coding sequence ATGCAGCGCCCGGGCGGGCTTCGTGGCGAGGCCCACATGGTTATCCAGACGCGGCAGGCCCAGCGGTTATTTCATGGTCGCAGTCGCCGGGACTCACCTGATAAGCCCGAAATCATAGGGCTGACGCGCTTTGCAACCCTTATGCGTCATGTGTGGCAGGCGGCAAGCCGCGACGACCCCTGGGCCGATTGGCTTCTACTGCGTGTCTATTATGCGGTCGAGGAACACCGTGAAGGGCTCGATGTGTTGCGCCAGCAGATCGACCGCACTCTCGAGTCTATGCCTGCGGTCGAGATCGAGTTAGCGGAGAGCGTGCGTCCCATCCAAGTGCCGCTTTCCTTCTCCTCTCCTTACGGGTATATGGGCGCTTATCTAATCGCGGAGTTTGATCGGTACGCGCGCGCGATACTGACCGCACGCCACGTAGGGTTGCTTCCGCGTGATGAGAGCGAGCGTCGGTTGCACGAGGGCGGGCGGCTCGTGCGCGGCGTGTTCCACATCCCGCAGGGCTGGCGCTATCGGGCTACCAAGCGTGCGGATCTGGCACAGCCTACGCCAGCGGCTGAGCGGATGATTGAGGAGTGGGGCTACCCGCCGAATGACGTCGTGCGGGGGGAGGTGAGAGCGCCGGTCGCGCCCCCTATTTCCGCGGTTTCTGACGTTACTAATGGTGGCGAAGCCGCGGAGGGTTCTGACGATCTGTAG
- a CDS encoding ParB family protein, producing MTKRGLTEKVRQGLWQGHYGNREQPLDEPGDPVTITQMVLSIDQITEYEDNPRKLENPHYEEIKASIAAQRGLSNSLEVTRRPGDDRYIICSGGNTRLRILRELYNETGDEAFAQVHCLYRPWQGETTILANHLVENDLRGELALIDKARALQHIRARLEHDHGEPLSRNALIKRLHELGYTISKRQLLRHEYAAESLLPAMPEALAKIGGETVDKLRQLHRSAETVWQHHGREAPDLGPLWEQALAHTDGPDWTIQAARTQLVTDLAEALGTEAQRIDTQLDAALNGRPLADETCKPGPASAGYPVADDAASANNHAGDTLDDSYDPAGVNTTLPPGRAESNEQEGPRAQVGTYTSIPEYREQIYRLARGIAQRHQIDCHVFSWDRGLGYLVDLPHHEELTPPTTRWVWWTLLALSEAPSHVSQLPGDYQLGHALERDPETLRRHEPPATELATDFISHPSTTDVDFHDVMQLIQLCRQLRQADAERDITLWEG from the coding sequence ATGACCAAACGAGGCTTGACCGAAAAGGTCCGCCAGGGGCTCTGGCAAGGACACTACGGCAACCGGGAGCAACCTCTGGACGAACCCGGTGATCCGGTAACGATCACGCAAATGGTGTTGTCTATCGACCAAATCACGGAGTACGAAGACAACCCACGCAAGCTCGAAAATCCACACTACGAGGAGATCAAGGCCTCGATAGCCGCTCAACGCGGCTTGAGCAACAGCCTGGAAGTAACACGGCGGCCGGGAGACGACCGCTACATCATCTGCTCGGGTGGTAATACCCGGCTGCGCATCCTGCGCGAGCTTTACAACGAGACTGGAGACGAGGCATTCGCTCAGGTCCACTGTCTCTACCGCCCGTGGCAGGGCGAGACGACGATACTAGCGAACCACCTAGTTGAGAACGATCTGCGCGGTGAGCTCGCGCTAATCGACAAGGCGCGCGCTCTCCAGCACATACGCGCACGGCTTGAGCATGATCACGGCGAGCCGCTCAGCCGAAACGCTCTCATCAAGCGGTTGCATGAGCTCGGCTACACCATCAGCAAGCGGCAGCTGCTTCGGCATGAGTACGCGGCCGAGAGTCTACTACCGGCTATGCCCGAGGCGCTTGCCAAAATCGGCGGCGAAACCGTCGATAAACTGCGGCAGCTACACCGCAGTGCTGAAACAGTTTGGCAGCACCACGGGCGGGAGGCGCCGGATCTAGGGCCGCTGTGGGAACAGGCCCTAGCGCACACAGATGGCCCCGACTGGACCATCCAAGCTGCCCGTACTCAGCTGGTCACCGACCTAGCCGAAGCCCTGGGCACAGAGGCTCAGCGCATCGACACGCAACTCGACGCAGCGCTCAACGGTCGGCCGCTGGCCGACGAAACGTGCAAGCCAGGGCCTGCATCAGCTGGATACCCCGTTGCGGATGATGCTGCATCAGCGAATAACCACGCGGGTGACACTCTTGACGATTCATACGACCCTGCAGGGGTAAACACCACCCTCCCTCCGGGCCGTGCTGAATCAAATGAGCAGGAGGGGCCTCGTGCTCAGGTTGGCACCTACACATCCATTCCAGAGTACCGCGAGCAGATATACCGCTTGGCTCGCGGAATAGCGCAACGACATCAAATCGATTGCCATGTTTTCTCATGGGACCGAGGTCTCGGGTACCTCGTCGATTTACCGCACCACGAAGAATTAACACCCCCCACCACCCGTTGGGTATGGTGGACGCTTCTCGCCTTATCGGAAGCACCTTCTCATGTGTCGCAACTTCCGGGCGATTACCAGCTCGGGCATGCTCTTGAAAGAGATCCAGAAACACTGCGGCGGCACGAGCCACCGGCAACCGAACTAGCTACTGATTTTATCTCGCACCCATCTACAACGGATGTCGATTTTCACGACGTAATGCAGCTAATACAGCTATGCCGGCAGCTACGGCAGGCTGACGCTGAGCGTGATATTACGCTATGGGAGGGCTAA
- a CDS encoding PH domain-containing protein, which produces MILDHAGKPWRLQEAAYVRDLLHRYGTTRIELIEHGDGYALAPASGAGDLQPKTDPADEQDRQTYESLRLRPAARAYPGALVSVFLGGVAIALAPHGVSFAGRLPEPVLRVAAMQVEPLGVALAPLLLVAAGGVLVLRGIGQLLLGVYYYQYELGPDRIQVETGIFPLPRHRRSLDYRHARIPTLEQGVIDRLLRVGSVRVSSAGSGDAGDVTLDRIKNPRGVLDEVQRRIDGATRGA; this is translated from the coding sequence ATGATCCTGGACCACGCTGGCAAGCCATGGCGGTTACAGGAGGCGGCTTACGTGCGGGACCTGCTGCACCGCTATGGCACGACACGCATAGAGCTAATCGAGCACGGAGACGGTTATGCGCTGGCTCCGGCTTCTGGGGCAGGTGACTTGCAGCCGAAAACGGACCCTGCAGACGAGCAGGACCGACAGACGTATGAATCTTTGCGTTTACGCCCGGCTGCTCGCGCGTACCCTGGCGCATTGGTAAGCGTTTTCTTGGGTGGCGTGGCGATTGCCCTCGCGCCGCATGGTGTCTCGTTCGCTGGGCGGCTACCCGAGCCGGTGCTGCGGGTAGCAGCGATGCAGGTAGAGCCTCTGGGGGTGGCCCTTGCGCCGTTGCTTCTCGTGGCTGCCGGCGGGGTTCTTGTGCTGCGCGGCATAGGTCAGCTGCTCTTGGGCGTCTACTACTACCAGTACGAGTTGGGCCCCGATCGGATCCAGGTCGAGACTGGCATCTTTCCGCTGCCCCGGCACCGCCGTTCGCTTGATTATCGGCATGCTAGGATCCCGACGCTCGAGCAAGGCGTGATCGATCGCCTGTTACGAGTCGGGTCGGTGCGCGTGTCGTCGGCCGGCAGCGGTGACGCGGGAGACGTCACCCTGGATCGGATCAAAAATCCGCGGGGTGTGCTCGACGAGGTTCAGCGTCGCATTGACGGAGCCACTAGAGGAGCTTAG
- a CDS encoding ParA family protein, producing the protein MAIKLCVCSTKGGVGKTTLTANLGAYLAGLGQRVLLIDADVQPTLSSYYPLASISDKALTALITDGETGSTVSTIDLSSIELGESEGALDIVLSDDPDGALQNWILHTPDGRVRLRHILSEYDDIYDVVLLDTQGAVGPLQDAAVLSADLLLSPIPPEILSAREFARGTLGMIDRLKPMAALGAPVGPLRGLLYRMDRTADARTIARELRRETYEPSKGQITILETTVPATVAYRESATRQIPVHCWEPRRNGPTASGAETMRALTGELLPHLEG; encoded by the coding sequence ATGGCTATCAAGTTATGCGTCTGCTCAACCAAGGGCGGCGTCGGTAAAACCACTCTCACCGCCAATCTAGGCGCCTACCTAGCCGGCCTCGGCCAGCGAGTGCTCCTGATTGACGCGGATGTGCAACCCACGCTCTCGTCGTACTATCCACTCGCGTCGATCAGCGACAAAGCACTGACCGCTCTCATCACCGACGGCGAGACAGGGAGCACTGTCAGCACGATCGATCTTAGCTCTATCGAGCTCGGCGAAAGCGAGGGAGCTCTCGACATCGTCCTCAGCGACGATCCAGACGGCGCCCTGCAGAACTGGATCCTGCACACGCCGGATGGCCGGGTGCGCCTGCGACACATCCTCAGCGAGTACGACGACATTTACGACGTTGTCCTGCTCGATACGCAGGGTGCCGTGGGACCACTCCAAGACGCAGCCGTACTATCGGCAGACCTGCTTCTTTCCCCCATTCCACCCGAGATCCTCTCCGCCCGAGAGTTCGCCCGGGGCACCCTGGGCATGATTGACCGACTCAAGCCTATGGCAGCACTCGGGGCCCCGGTCGGACCTCTACGGGGTCTGCTCTATCGCATGGACCGCACTGCTGACGCGCGAACGATCGCGCGCGAGCTGCGGCGGGAGACCTACGAGCCCAGCAAAGGGCAAATCACGATCCTCGAGACCACGGTCCCCGCGACCGTCGCCTATCGAGAGTCAGCAACGCGCCAGATCCCCGTGCATTGCTGGGAACCCCGCCGCAACGGGCCAACCGCGTCAGGGGCCGAAACAATGCGCGCGCTCACGGGCGAGCTGTTGCCACACCTCGAAGGCTAA